Proteins from a single region of Chryseobacterium sp. W4I1:
- a CDS encoding DUF4349 domain-containing protein: protein MIKLFLPLSVLLLISGCKKSELEAVNYSPAVPADKVAVAEYDVEPPPPPQEVYRMAPADAISEKSETVNKSAQPSIVSKKTDTISKKVIKNGNMKIQVGDIKKAQNQVADILKKNNAYIQTEHFQNTDVDDNLDLVIRVPHKNFDALISSFSDGVGSVLSKNISSDDVTEEYTDVSIKLANKKIYLEKYRDMLRSASTTKDMIEIQEKIRELEDEIDVAEGRLRFIDDRVNYSTLNLGLYKEKVRSSATSKIGFGSRFADSVTEGWNSFMSFLLGIISLWPFLLIIPIIIYLWRKWKSGRK, encoded by the coding sequence ATGATAAAATTATTTTTACCTTTATCTGTACTTCTTCTGATAAGTGGATGTAAGAAATCCGAACTGGAAGCGGTAAACTACTCACCGGCAGTACCTGCTGATAAAGTTGCCGTCGCTGAATACGATGTGGAGCCCCCTCCACCACCACAAGAAGTTTATCGAATGGCTCCTGCCGACGCTATTTCTGAAAAATCAGAAACAGTAAATAAATCTGCCCAACCTTCTATTGTTTCTAAAAAAACTGACACCATTTCTAAAAAAGTTATTAAAAATGGTAATATGAAAATCCAGGTTGGGGATATCAAAAAAGCCCAGAATCAGGTGGCTGATATTCTTAAAAAAAATAATGCTTATATTCAAACCGAACATTTTCAAAATACTGATGTAGATGATAACCTGGATCTGGTCATTCGTGTTCCTCACAAAAATTTCGATGCACTGATCAGTTCATTTTCAGATGGTGTGGGATCTGTTTTGTCGAAAAATATTTCTTCCGATGATGTCACTGAAGAATATACTGATGTTTCAATAAAACTTGCCAACAAGAAGATCTACCTGGAAAAGTATCGTGATATGTTGAGAAGCGCTTCTACCACAAAAGATATGATTGAAATTCAGGAAAAAATCCGTGAACTGGAGGATGAAATAGATGTGGCGGAAGGCAGATTGAGATTTATAGACGACCGGGTGAATTACAGTACACTTAATCTTGGTTTATATAAAGAAAAAGTGAGAAGTTCCGCAACATCAAAGATTGGTTTTGGAAGCCGTTTTGCAGATTCTGTAACGGAAGGCTGGAACAGTTTTATGAGTTTCCTTCTTGGAATTATCTCTCTATGGCCTTTTCTGCTTATCATTCCTATCATTATCTACTTATGGAGAAAATGGAAGTCCGGCAGAAAATAA